The Poseidonibacter antarcticus genome includes the window AAAGCTATTCAAAACGAATTCATCGTTTAATTGCTCTTGAAGAGACAAAAGGATTTATGAATACTATCAGTCCTGAAAAATAATTTTGTTCATTGTCGATGATATATGGGATCTAACAATTCCATATATCTAAATTTAAGCTAGATTTAAAGGGTATTGCCGATAAAAAGGAAATATGGATTTACACCCTATATAGTGCTATTATTTAAATATAGCCCTAAATTAAAGGATAATACATTTTAAGATTTTCTTTACTCTTATCTTTTTCATCTAATAAAATAAAAGAATTAGGTTCCTTTTCATAAAAAGATATAACTTTTTCTTGATTTACAGAGTCGAGAATTATAAAACGCCCTCCTATAATAGAATTAGTTTCTTTTATTGTCTCTATTGATTCATCTAACATAAACTGACCAATTTTAGATGAACAGTTTGTTGATTTACCTAATTGTGCAATTAAATAACAAGGGATATGTTTTCTTGCTTTGTCTATGCCATCTAATTTTTTAATTATAGATTTTGATAGACCATTTGTTTCTAATACTTTTAAACTAATTGTAAAATAACCGACAATAACTGGGTTATTATTTTCCGTTATAGCAGTATATAAATATGTTCTTGTTACATGACTCTTTTCAAGTCTTATTGCTTTGTTTTTATTATGTAAAAAGTTTTGTAAGTCTTCATTAATACTACAAGTAAAAGTTTCAAGTAGTTTCAAAACCTTTACTTCCTCATAATCCTTTAATAAAGTCGTTAATTGTGTTAATTCAAGTGATTGATAGTATTCTTCATCTGTCAATGATAATATCTTTATATTCTTGCCATGGCACTACATAGTTTTGTATTAGTTTTTCTTCTTATTGATTTAAATCTACTTCTTCTTTGGGAATCTGAAGACTCAACTTTTCTTAAATATACATCACTTGTAGCTTTTGTTAATGCTTCTTTATGTATTTCTGATAATGATATTTTTTTATATATAGTTTTTGTCATAAGTTATTCCTTTCTTCATTTAACACTATTTATATCATATTAAACATAATATGTCAAATGATATTACAATGTTATATAGTTTTTCCTTCATACTGTAATTCTAGGACTTAATTTAATATGTTTAGGAAATTTCTCATCACTAACCCAAAG containing:
- a CDS encoding helix-turn-helix transcriptional regulator, yielding MKKTGIVRSTIWLWVSDEKFPKHIKLSPRITV